One genomic region from Cyanobium usitatum str. Tous encodes:
- a CDS encoding cell division protein FtsQ/DivIB, protein MSTTPAPPGSERRRQLRQQRQRERLRNLWRFLVLLALAGGLGYGLLRQGWVLTGPDQVEVVGSQQVGTDQVVQAIRLTFPQPLLGLHPKRIAESLASALPVEQVQVSRLMAPPRLRVELVDRQAVARAQRRTSKGSEQGYVDRLGHWMSMGQGQRAAAKASAGLLVLGWQARYRPALALVLEQRGRLGGDISQIRFEPDSSLWLQSKRLGKVRLGPADAQLERRLEVLEHLQQELPAKVKGRQLQSIDLSDPEQPELGLPFTPSRAAAVSSP, encoded by the coding sequence GTGAGTACCACCCCTGCCCCACCTGGATCGGAGCGACGGCGCCAACTGCGCCAGCAGCGGCAGCGAGAGCGACTGCGCAATCTTTGGCGTTTTCTTGTGCTGCTAGCCCTCGCCGGCGGCCTGGGCTACGGCCTGCTGCGCCAGGGCTGGGTGCTAACCGGCCCCGACCAGGTGGAGGTGGTGGGCAGCCAGCAGGTGGGAACCGACCAGGTGGTGCAAGCCATCCGGCTGACCTTTCCCCAACCCCTGCTGGGCCTGCACCCCAAACGCATCGCCGAGTCGCTGGCCAGTGCCCTGCCGGTGGAACAGGTGCAGGTCAGTCGGCTGATGGCACCGCCGCGGCTGCGGGTTGAACTGGTCGACCGCCAGGCGGTAGCCCGGGCCCAGCGACGCACCTCCAAGGGAAGCGAGCAGGGCTATGTCGATCGACTCGGCCACTGGATGAGCATGGGCCAGGGCCAGAGGGCCGCGGCCAAAGCCAGTGCCGGCTTGCTGGTGCTGGGTTGGCAGGCCCGCTACCGCCCGGCCCTCGCCCTGGTGCTCGAACAACGGGGGCGGCTTGGTGGCGACATCAGCCAGATCCGCTTTGAACCAGACAGCAGCCTCTGGCTGCAGAGCAAGCGGCTCGGCAAGGTGCGCCTCGGGCCGGCTGATGCCCAGCTGGAGCGGCGCCTGGAGGTGCTGGAGCACCTGCAACAGGAACTGCCGGCAAAGGTGAAGGGGCGCCAGCTGCAATCCATCGATCTCAGCGATCCGGAACAACCTGAACTGGGACTGCCTTTCACCCCTAGCCGGGCGGCCGCAGTCAGTTCGCCGTGA
- the ftsZ gene encoding cell division protein FtsZ: MQPQIDRTASPDAAMPESFSQYNGVQPVNEPSLGGASGEIVPSQSARIEVIGVGGGGSNAVNRMIASDLQGVGYRVLNTDAQALLQSASQKRIQLGQKLTRGLGAGGNPVIGQKAAEESRAELQESLQGADLVFIAAGMGGGTGTGAAPILAEVAKEVGALTVGIVTKPFGFEGRKRLRQAEEGIARLAESVDTLIVIPNDRLRDAIAGAPLQEAFRAADDVLRMGVKGISDIITRPGLVNVDFADVRSVMAGAGTALLGIGVGSGRSRALEAAQAAMSSPLLESARIDGAKGCVINISGGKDMTLEDMTTASEVIYEVVDPDANIIVGAVVDERLEGEIHVTVIATGFESGAPYRTERTVVSFAGTPLFRSNQEERGAKIPTFLLNRQSQDS, translated from the coding sequence ATGCAGCCGCAGATTGATCGCACCGCCTCTCCCGATGCCGCAATGCCTGAAAGCTTTTCCCAATACAACGGTGTCCAGCCTGTGAACGAACCGTCCTTGGGGGGTGCGTCTGGCGAAATCGTACCGAGCCAGTCGGCACGCATCGAAGTGATCGGGGTCGGCGGTGGCGGCAGCAATGCGGTGAACCGGATGATTGCCTCCGACCTCCAGGGTGTGGGCTACCGGGTGCTTAATACGGACGCCCAGGCGCTGCTGCAGTCGGCATCGCAGAAGCGCATCCAGCTCGGACAAAAACTGACTCGCGGCCTGGGTGCCGGCGGTAATCCGGTAATCGGCCAAAAGGCTGCGGAAGAGTCCCGGGCCGAACTGCAGGAATCGCTTCAGGGTGCCGACCTTGTTTTCATCGCCGCTGGCATGGGTGGCGGCACCGGCACCGGCGCTGCACCAATCCTTGCCGAGGTCGCCAAAGAAGTTGGCGCCCTCACCGTAGGCATCGTCACCAAGCCCTTCGGGTTTGAAGGTCGCAAGCGGCTGCGTCAGGCTGAAGAGGGCATTGCCCGGCTGGCCGAAAGCGTGGACACCTTGATCGTGATCCCCAACGATCGCCTGCGCGATGCCATTGCCGGTGCCCCCCTGCAAGAGGCCTTCCGCGCCGCCGATGACGTGCTGCGGATGGGCGTTAAGGGCATCAGCGACATCATCACCAGGCCTGGCTTGGTGAACGTCGACTTCGCCGACGTGCGCTCGGTGATGGCTGGCGCCGGCACCGCCCTGCTCGGCATCGGTGTGGGCTCAGGCCGCTCCCGCGCCCTTGAGGCGGCTCAGGCGGCGATGAGCAGCCCCCTGCTGGAATCGGCCCGCATCGACGGTGCCAAGGGTTGTGTGATCAATATCAGCGGCGGCAAAGACATGACCCTCGAGGACATGACCACCGCCTCTGAAGTGATCTACGAGGTTGTCGATCCTGACGCCAACATCATTGTGGGTGCCGTGGTGGATGAACGCCTCGAGGGAGAAATCCATGTGACCGTGATCGCCACCGGCTTTGAGAGCGGCGCCCCTTACCGCACCGAGCGCACCGTGGTCAGCTTTGCCGGCACCCCCCTGTTCAGAAGCAACCAGGAGGAACGGGGCGCCAAAATTCCGACCTTCCTGCTCAACCGCCAGAGCCAGGACAGCTAG
- the panB gene encoding 3-methyl-2-oxobutanoate hydroxymethyltransferase: MRPADLASRKRAGLPITMLTAWDALSGALVAEAGADAVLVGDSLAMTVLGHATTLPVTLEEMLHHTRATARGLASSCSPEQMPLLICDLPFLSYQCSPDDAVAAAGRVLKETPAAAVKLEGAEPETLAVIDRLVRSGIPVMGHIGLIPQSVHRLGYRRQGNDEVSRERLRRQGLALQAAGCFALVLEHVPAELGALLQQELDLPVIGIGAGEGCDGQVRVTADLLGLTSRQPPFSSPLLQGRALGVAALQGWIASQRHPAQATAAAPATKPVAPAAPHC, encoded by the coding sequence CTGCGCCCCGCTGATCTGGCGAGCCGCAAGCGGGCTGGCCTGCCGATCACGATGCTTACGGCCTGGGATGCCCTCTCGGGCGCTCTGGTGGCCGAGGCCGGCGCTGATGCGGTGCTGGTGGGTGATTCCCTGGCGATGACCGTGCTGGGCCACGCCACCACGCTGCCGGTGACCCTCGAGGAGATGCTGCACCACACCCGGGCCACGGCCCGCGGCCTAGCCAGCAGCTGCAGCCCGGAGCAGATGCCCCTGCTTATTTGTGATCTGCCCTTCCTCAGCTACCAGTGCAGCCCAGACGACGCGGTAGCCGCCGCCGGCCGGGTGCTCAAGGAAACCCCCGCCGCCGCCGTGAAACTTGAAGGCGCCGAGCCTGAAACCCTGGCCGTGATCGACCGGTTGGTGCGCAGCGGCATCCCGGTGATGGGCCACATCGGCCTGATTCCCCAGTCGGTGCATCGGCTGGGCTACCGCCGCCAGGGCAACGATGAGGTCAGCCGCGAGCGGCTGCGGCGCCAAGGCCTGGCCCTGCAGGCAGCGGGTTGCTTCGCCCTGGTGCTTGAACACGTGCCCGCCGAGCTGGGCGCCTTGCTGCAACAGGAATTGGATCTGCCGGTGATTGGCATTGGCGCCGGCGAGGGCTGTGATGGCCAGGTTCGGGTCACGGCAGACCTGCTGGGGCTCACCAGCCGCCAGCCCCCCTTCAGCTCGCCACTGCTGCAGGGTCGGGCCCTGGGGGTGGCAGCGCTGCAGGGCTGGATCGCCAGCCAGCGGCACCCTGCCCAGGCAACTGCTGCTGCTCCTGCCACCAAGCCAGTAGCTCCCGCAGCACCCCATTGCTGA